Proteins from a single region of Nocardioides anomalus:
- the murJ gene encoding murein biosynthesis integral membrane protein MurJ: MTGARAEDSPKQAAESSLLSSSAVMAAGTAVSRFSGLIRAVLLSAALGAGAHADVFTVSNTLPNALYILLAGGVFNAVLVPQLVRALRHDPDRGDAYTSRVVTAAGLFLLAVTVLLVVAAPLLVRVVTHGYEGAVYDSAVAFTRYCLPQVFFYGMFVLVGQILNARGSFGPMMWAPIANNVLSVAVILLYLLAYGPAEGAERQGGFTGGQELLLGVGSTLGIALQLLILVPYLRRAGFRYRPRFDLRGTGLGHTLRLGVWTVLFVIVNQVAYVVVQRLATGGAVDGGTGATVYANSFLVVMVPHSIVTVSLATAVLPRLSARAADGDLPGLAGSLSTTLRTALVVIVPFVALLPVLAPDLARVIFANGAAADVGVEAYRPTLSLFGLGILFFTVHYLVLRGFYSLELNRTVFFVQCAVAATNIVAAVVLVGLTSADHTAPALVVAYAAAYLVGSAVSYALLARRLGGLRTRRLVVFAGRLIVATGLATALTFPVARVLDGLAEDPGLVVAAVRLLSVGALDVLLFLVAARLLRLDEVRDVVTTLLRRGRG; encoded by the coding sequence GTGACCGGGGCGCGTGCGGAGGACAGCCCGAAGCAGGCGGCCGAGTCCTCGCTGCTGAGCAGCAGCGCCGTGATGGCGGCCGGTACGGCGGTCTCGCGCTTCAGCGGGCTGATCCGGGCGGTGCTGCTCTCGGCCGCGCTCGGCGCCGGCGCGCACGCCGACGTCTTCACGGTGTCCAACACCCTGCCCAACGCGCTCTACATCCTGCTGGCCGGCGGCGTCTTCAACGCCGTGCTCGTCCCGCAGCTGGTCCGCGCGCTGCGCCACGACCCCGACCGCGGCGACGCCTACACCAGCCGCGTGGTCACCGCGGCCGGGCTGTTCCTGCTCGCGGTGACCGTCCTGCTGGTCGTGGCCGCGCCCCTGCTCGTGCGGGTGGTGACCCACGGCTACGAGGGCGCGGTCTACGACTCCGCCGTCGCCTTCACCCGCTACTGCCTGCCGCAGGTCTTCTTCTACGGGATGTTCGTGCTGGTGGGGCAGATCCTCAACGCCCGCGGCTCGTTCGGCCCGATGATGTGGGCGCCGATCGCCAACAACGTCCTCTCGGTCGCGGTGATCCTGCTCTACCTCCTGGCCTACGGTCCCGCGGAGGGCGCCGAGCGGCAGGGCGGCTTCACCGGCGGGCAGGAGCTGCTGCTCGGCGTCGGCTCGACGCTCGGCATCGCGCTGCAGCTGCTCATCCTGGTGCCCTACCTGCGCCGCGCCGGCTTCCGCTACCGGCCGCGCTTCGACCTGCGCGGCACCGGGCTGGGCCACACCCTGCGCCTCGGCGTGTGGACGGTGCTGTTCGTGATCGTCAACCAGGTGGCCTACGTCGTCGTGCAGCGCCTGGCCACCGGCGGTGCGGTCGACGGCGGCACCGGCGCCACGGTCTACGCCAACAGCTTCCTCGTGGTGATGGTGCCGCACTCGATCGTGACGGTCTCGCTGGCCACCGCGGTGCTGCCGCGGCTCTCGGCGCGCGCGGCCGACGGCGACCTCCCGGGGCTCGCCGGCTCGCTGTCCACGACCCTGCGCACCGCGCTCGTGGTCATCGTCCCGTTCGTGGCGCTGCTGCCGGTGCTGGCGCCCGACCTGGCGCGGGTCATCTTCGCCAACGGCGCCGCGGCCGACGTCGGCGTCGAGGCCTACCGCCCGACCCTGTCGCTGTTCGGTCTCGGCATCCTCTTCTTCACCGTGCACTACCTGGTGCTGCGCGGCTTCTACTCCCTCGAGCTCAACCGCACGGTCTTCTTCGTGCAGTGCGCGGTGGCCGCCACCAACATCGTGGCCGCCGTCGTCCTGGTCGGCCTCACCTCGGCCGACCACACCGCGCCGGCCCTGGTCGTGGCCTACGCCGCGGCGTACCTCGTCGGCTCGGCGGTCTCCTACGCGCTGCTCGCCCGCCGGCTCGGTGGGCTGCGCACGCGGCGGCTGGTGGTCTTCGCCGGTCGGCTGATCGTGGCCACCGGCCTGGCGACGGCGCTGACCTTCCCGGTGGCGCGGGTCCTCGACGGGCTGGCCGAGGACCCCGGGCTGGTCGTGGCCGCCGTGCGCCTGCTCAGCGTCGGCGCCCTCGACGTCCTGCTGTTCCTCGTCGCCGCCCGGCTGCTGCGCCTGGACGAGGTGCGCGACGTGGTCACCACGCTCCTGCGCCGAGGACGGGGCTGA
- a CDS encoding protein kinase family protein yields MPYATRAGDVLADRYRLVDLLSESGGGRFWRAHDRILERHVALHVIGADDPRAGLLQDAARRSATVLDQRILRVLDVERRGDHCFVVNEWGSGTSLDIMLASNGPLSPRRGAWLVAEVADSIAAAHAHGVAHGLLSPENVLLDTAGSVKIIGFCVDAALHGLPPGDPQHDVLDLAGLLYATLTGRWAGASPSHVPRGPEAHGRVLRPRQVRAGVPRPLDDLCDELLNPRGQRVRDVRDLASARGVQSFLSDFVGDPAGLGPAIAAGNPEKNETVVLPAVPEILARPHPDDFVAPEPEPEPEPEPEPEPEPEQPTEAGLPIFDDESDEVSWLRARSTPPAPPPPFEEPPERPLFAAEARRPRFPRADEGPVVSRGDEYWPFDRAATGEGPAALLDDDTREQVPGRNWMRLAMLVAVAVVLLVAVAITVNLSRGKTPLGADPDDGPDPTPSATPTPTPTVEPTPFPGLSAADFDPQGDREENPQEAGLAVDGDPATSWQTLTYKQQLGPVGLKRGVGLVLDLGEARAVRRVQLTLVGAPTTLSVYVTGTAPGDVERLSPVGQLTAATDTATVDLDRASTGRYVTVWLTALPQVSGGWKGGVAEAVVSG; encoded by the coding sequence GTGCCGTACGCCACCCGGGCCGGCGACGTGCTCGCCGACCGGTACCGTCTGGTCGACCTGCTGAGCGAGAGCGGGGGCGGCCGGTTCTGGCGTGCCCACGACCGGATCCTGGAGCGGCACGTCGCGCTGCACGTGATCGGCGCCGACGACCCGCGGGCCGGCCTGCTGCAGGACGCCGCCCGTCGCTCGGCCACCGTGCTCGACCAGCGGATCCTGCGCGTGCTCGACGTCGAGCGGCGCGGCGACCACTGCTTCGTGGTCAACGAGTGGGGCTCGGGCACCTCGCTCGACATCATGCTGGCCAGCAACGGCCCGCTCTCCCCTCGCCGCGGGGCGTGGCTGGTGGCCGAGGTCGCCGACTCCATCGCGGCCGCGCACGCCCACGGCGTCGCCCACGGCCTGCTGTCGCCCGAGAACGTCCTGCTCGACACGGCCGGCTCGGTCAAGATCATCGGCTTCTGCGTCGACGCCGCCCTGCACGGGCTGCCGCCCGGTGACCCGCAGCACGACGTGCTCGACCTGGCCGGACTGCTGTACGCCACGCTCACCGGGCGCTGGGCCGGCGCCTCCCCGTCGCACGTGCCCCGGGGGCCCGAGGCGCACGGGCGGGTGCTGCGGCCGCGGCAGGTCCGGGCCGGCGTACCGCGACCGCTCGACGACCTGTGCGACGAGCTGCTCAACCCGCGTGGCCAGCGGGTCCGCGACGTGCGCGACCTGGCCAGCGCGCGGGGCGTGCAGAGCTTCCTGTCCGACTTCGTGGGCGACCCGGCCGGGCTCGGCCCGGCGATCGCGGCCGGCAACCCCGAGAAGAACGAGACGGTCGTCCTGCCCGCGGTGCCCGAGATCCTGGCCCGGCCGCACCCCGACGACTTCGTCGCGCCGGAGCCCGAGCCCGAGCCGGAACCCGAGCCGGAACCCGAGCCCGAGCCCGAGCAGCCCACCGAGGCCGGGCTGCCGATCTTCGACGACGAGAGCGACGAGGTCTCCTGGCTGCGCGCGCGCTCGACGCCTCCGGCCCCGCCGCCGCCGTTCGAGGAGCCGCCGGAGCGCCCGCTCTTCGCCGCGGAGGCCCGGCGCCCGCGCTTCCCGCGGGCCGACGAGGGGCCGGTGGTCTCACGCGGGGACGAGTACTGGCCCTTCGACCGCGCCGCGACCGGCGAGGGACCGGCGGCACTGCTCGACGACGACACCCGCGAGCAGGTGCCCGGGCGCAACTGGATGCGGCTGGCCATGCTCGTCGCGGTCGCCGTGGTCCTGCTCGTCGCGGTGGCCATCACCGTCAACCTCAGCCGCGGCAAGACCCCGCTGGGGGCCGATCCCGACGACGGACCCGACCCCACGCCCTCGGCCACGCCGACCCCGACGCCGACCGTCGAGCCCACGCCGTTCCCCGGGCTGAGCGCCGCCGACTTCGACCCCCAGGGGGACCGCGAGGAGAACCCCCAGGAGGCCGGCCTGGCGGTGGACGGCGACCCCGCGACGTCCTGGCAGACCCTCACCTACAAGCAGCAGCTCGGCCCGGTGGGCCTCAAGCGCGGGGTCGGCCTCGTGCTCGACCTCGGGGAGGCCCGCGCGGTGCGCCGGGTCCAGCTGACCCTGGTCGGCGCGCCGACCACGCTGTCGGTCTACGTCACCGGCACGGCACCCGGCGACGTCGAGCGGCTCAGCCCCGTCGGCCAGCTCACGGCCGCCACCGACACCGCCACCGTCGACCTGGACCGCGCGAGCACCGGTCGCTACGTCACGGTCTGGCTCACCGCCCTGCCGCAGGTCAGCGGTGGCTGGAAGGGCGGCGTCGCGGAGGCCGTGGTCTCGGGCTGA
- the sigM gene encoding RNA polymerase sigma factor SigM, translating to MSAQAGAEPTDHDLLRAHVDGDPDAFGVLFRRHRDRLWAVALRTMGNPEDAADGLQDGMISAYRRAGSFRGDAAVTTWLHRVVVNACLDRIRAAKVRRAEPLPEDLDDFGDRGSLVTATSETSDPADAAVVQERRRLVLSALEQLPADQRAALVLVDMEGYPVAEVAEMLDCAVGTVKSRCSRGRARLATLLGDLRAGGDAEHAGPGNPVDLSPVRSAEAPRAPPDPG from the coding sequence ATGAGCGCCCAGGCTGGGGCCGAGCCGACCGACCACGACCTGCTGCGGGCCCACGTCGACGGCGACCCGGATGCGTTCGGGGTGCTGTTCCGCCGGCACCGCGACCGGCTGTGGGCGGTCGCGCTGCGGACCATGGGCAACCCCGAGGACGCCGCGGACGGCTTGCAGGACGGCATGATCTCGGCGTACCGGCGGGCGGGCTCGTTCCGCGGCGACGCGGCGGTGACCACCTGGCTGCACCGGGTCGTCGTGAACGCCTGCCTGGACCGGATCCGCGCGGCCAAGGTGCGCCGCGCCGAGCCGCTGCCCGAGGACCTCGACGACTTCGGCGACCGGGGGTCGCTGGTCACGGCGACCAGCGAGACCTCGGACCCGGCCGACGCTGCGGTGGTCCAGGAGCGGCGCCGGCTGGTCCTCTCCGCGCTCGAGCAGCTGCCCGCGGACCAGCGGGCCGCGCTGGTCCTGGTCGACATGGAGGGCTACCCGGTCGCGGAGGTGGCCGAGATGCTCGACTGCGCAGTGGGCACCGTGAAGTCGCGGTGCTCGCGCGGGCGCGCGCGACTGGCCACCCTGCTCGGCGACCTGCGGGCCGGTGGTGACGCGGAGCACGCGGGGCCGGGGAACCCCGTCGACCTGTCCCCCGTCCGATCTGCGGAGGCGCCGCGCGCCCCGCCCGATCCCGGCTGA
- the trxB gene encoding thioredoxin-disulfide reductase: protein MAEPRNVIIIGSGPTGYTSAVYAARANLQPLVFEGSVTAGGALMNTTEVENFPGFRDGIMGPALMDEMRAQAERFGAELVPDDVVEVDLTGDVKVVKTSTETYTAKAVILAMGSGYRKLGLPREDELSGRGVSWCATCDGFFFREQHIAVVGGGDSAIEEATFLTRFGSKVSLIVRRDELRASKIMQERAFDDPKLEIVWNSAVAEINGADRLESLTLEDTVTGERRQLDATGLFIAIGHDPRSELLTGQVDTDDNGYVVVEHPSTRTNLIGVFAAGDLVDHQYRQAITAAGTGCAAALDAERYLAELEHTGDAREAQHRADAEVADDPDAAMAAGEVVVEEAQTAGA from the coding sequence GTGGCAGAGCCCCGCAACGTCATCATCATCGGCTCCGGCCCCACCGGCTACACCTCTGCGGTGTACGCCGCCCGAGCGAACCTGCAGCCCTTGGTCTTCGAGGGCTCGGTGACCGCCGGCGGTGCGCTGATGAACACCACCGAGGTCGAGAACTTCCCCGGCTTCCGCGACGGCATCATGGGTCCGGCCCTGATGGACGAGATGCGCGCCCAGGCCGAGCGGTTCGGCGCCGAGCTCGTCCCCGACGACGTGGTCGAGGTCGACCTCACCGGCGACGTCAAGGTCGTCAAGACGTCAACGGAGACCTACACCGCCAAGGCCGTGATCCTGGCCATGGGCTCGGGCTACCGCAAGCTCGGGCTGCCCCGCGAGGACGAGCTGTCCGGGCGCGGCGTGTCGTGGTGTGCGACCTGTGACGGCTTCTTCTTCCGCGAGCAGCACATCGCCGTGGTCGGCGGTGGCGACTCCGCGATCGAGGAGGCGACGTTCCTGACCCGCTTCGGCTCCAAGGTGTCGCTGATCGTGCGCCGCGACGAGCTGCGGGCCTCCAAGATCATGCAGGAGCGTGCCTTCGACGACCCGAAGCTGGAGATCGTGTGGAACTCCGCGGTCGCCGAGATCAACGGTGCCGACCGGCTGGAGTCGCTGACCCTGGAGGACACCGTCACCGGTGAGCGCCGGCAGCTGGACGCGACCGGGCTGTTCATCGCCATCGGTCACGACCCGCGCTCGGAGCTGCTGACCGGCCAGGTCGACACCGACGACAACGGCTACGTCGTGGTCGAGCACCCCTCGACCCGCACCAACCTGATCGGCGTCTTCGCGGCCGGCGACCTGGTCGACCACCAGTACCGCCAGGCCATCACCGCCGCCGGCACCGGCTGCGCCGCCGCGCTGGACGCGGAGCGCTACCTGGCCGAGCTCGAGCACACCGGCGATGCACGGGAGGCCCAGCACCGGGCCGACGCCGAGGTCGCCGACGACCCGGACGCCGCGATGGCGGCCGGCGAGGTCGTGGTCGAGGAAGCACAGACCGCCGGCGCCTGA
- the trxA gene encoding thioredoxin yields MSNIDSVTDAEFDTQVLKSDKPVLVDFWAEWCGPCKQVAPILDEIAGQHGDKITFLKMNVDENPVTPSSYRVTGIPTINVYQGGEVVKSIVGARPKAALLNELSDYINA; encoded by the coding sequence TTGAGCAACATCGACAGCGTGACCGACGCCGAGTTCGACACCCAGGTCCTCAAGTCCGACAAGCCGGTGCTGGTCGACTTCTGGGCCGAGTGGTGCGGGCCGTGCAAGCAGGTCGCGCCGATCCTGGACGAGATCGCGGGCCAGCACGGCGACAAGATCACCTTCTTGAAGATGAACGTCGACGAGAACCCCGTCACCCCTTCGTCGTACCGCGTCACCGGCATCCCGACGATCAACGTCTACCAGGGCGGCGAGGTCGTGAAGTCCATCGTCGGTGCCCGCCCCAAGGCGGCACTGCTCAACGAGCTCTCCGACTACATCAACGCCTGA
- a CDS encoding GNAT family N-acetyltransferase translates to MSRKVVRLTVDHLAELEGPCRTCLFWQLDPVARDRVGAEDAAAEREAWVSQVLRDWGSCGRVVLVDDRPVGYLIYAPDSYLPGAGGFATAPISPDAVLLTNVWVHPDHAGGGLGRMLVQGMARDLIKRGGFKAVEAFGDTRGPGARRSCVVPADFLGSVGFKTQRAHGATPRMRMELRAALSLKDEVEAALERLVGVVRPKAAHPAEGRMGRSDLN, encoded by the coding sequence ATGTCGCGCAAGGTCGTCCGGCTCACGGTGGACCACCTGGCCGAGCTCGAGGGACCGTGCCGCACCTGCCTGTTCTGGCAGCTCGACCCGGTCGCCCGCGACCGGGTCGGCGCGGAGGACGCGGCGGCCGAACGCGAGGCGTGGGTCTCGCAGGTGCTGCGCGACTGGGGGTCGTGCGGGCGCGTCGTGCTGGTCGACGACCGGCCGGTCGGCTACCTGATCTACGCGCCGGACAGCTACCTGCCCGGCGCGGGCGGGTTCGCGACCGCGCCGATCTCGCCGGACGCCGTGCTGCTCACCAACGTCTGGGTGCACCCCGACCACGCCGGCGGCGGGCTCGGCCGGATGCTCGTGCAGGGGATGGCGCGCGACCTGATCAAGCGCGGCGGCTTCAAGGCCGTCGAGGCCTTCGGCGACACCCGCGGGCCGGGCGCGCGGCGCAGCTGCGTGGTGCCCGCGGACTTCCTGGGGAGCGTGGGCTTCAAGACCCAGCGCGCGCACGGCGCGACCCCGCGGATGCGGATGGAGCTGCGCGCCGCCCTCTCGCTCAAGGACGAGGTCGAGGCCGCGCTCGAGCGGCTCGTGGGCGTCGTGCGACCGAAAGCGGCCCACCCCGCCGAAGGCAGGATGGGCCGCTCGGACCTGAACTAG
- a CDS encoding aminotransferase-like domain-containing protein, which produces MESTPSRPQARLDPYVDRYAARTAGMTASEIRALFAVASRPEVVSLAGGMPNISGLPLDVVGHAISDLVAQQGPVAMQYGSGQGVPELREQITEVMRLEGIEAHPDDVVVTVGSQQAVDLVTRVFCDPGDVVICEAPSYVGALGVFKAYQCEVVHAEMDADGLNPEALRQAIAATKAAGKRIKFLYTIPNFHNPAGVTLTAARRPEILDICHREDILILEDNPYGLLGFEGEPMRALRADAAEGVIYLGSFSKTFAPGFRVGWALAPHTVREKLVLAQESATLCPPQFSQMAVSAYLSHHDWQGQIKQFREMYRERRDAMVDALTDQMPASCRWNVPDGGFYVWLTLPPGVDAKNMLPRAVTARVAYVPGTAFYADGFGSSAMRLSFCYPTPERIREGVRRLAGVVEAELELRATFDSYAPARELGPRGYDGPSSDLS; this is translated from the coding sequence ATGGAGAGCACGCCCTCGCGCCCGCAGGCCCGTCTCGACCCCTACGTCGACCGGTACGCCGCCCGCACCGCCGGGATGACGGCCTCCGAGATCCGCGCTCTCTTCGCCGTCGCCTCGCGCCCCGAGGTGGTCTCGCTGGCCGGCGGCATGCCGAACATCTCCGGGCTCCCGCTCGACGTGGTGGGCCACGCGATCAGTGACCTGGTCGCCCAGCAGGGCCCGGTCGCCATGCAGTACGGCTCGGGCCAGGGCGTCCCGGAGCTGCGCGAGCAGATCACCGAGGTGATGCGCCTCGAGGGCATCGAGGCCCACCCCGACGACGTCGTGGTCACGGTCGGCTCGCAGCAGGCGGTCGACCTGGTCACCCGCGTCTTCTGCGACCCCGGCGACGTGGTGATCTGCGAGGCGCCGTCGTACGTCGGCGCGCTGGGCGTCTTCAAGGCCTACCAGTGCGAGGTCGTGCACGCCGAGATGGACGCCGACGGGCTCAACCCCGAGGCGCTGCGCCAGGCCATCGCGGCCACCAAGGCGGCCGGCAAGCGGATCAAGTTCCTCTACACCATCCCCAACTTCCACAACCCGGCCGGCGTGACGCTCACCGCGGCGCGGCGCCCGGAGATCCTCGACATCTGCCATCGCGAGGACATCCTGATCCTCGAGGACAACCCCTACGGTCTGCTCGGCTTCGAGGGCGAGCCGATGCGCGCGCTGCGGGCCGACGCGGCCGAGGGCGTCATCTACCTCGGGTCGTTCTCCAAGACCTTCGCCCCCGGGTTCCGCGTGGGCTGGGCGCTCGCGCCCCACACCGTGCGCGAGAAGCTGGTCCTGGCCCAGGAGTCCGCCACGCTCTGCCCGCCGCAGTTCTCCCAGATGGCGGTGTCGGCGTACCTCTCGCACCACGACTGGCAGGGCCAGATCAAGCAGTTCCGCGAGATGTACCGCGAGCGGCGCGACGCCATGGTCGACGCGCTGACCGACCAGATGCCGGCCTCCTGCCGCTGGAACGTGCCCGACGGCGGGTTCTACGTCTGGCTCACCCTGCCGCCGGGAGTGGACGCCAAGAACATGCTGCCGCGCGCGGTCACCGCCCGGGTGGCCTATGTCCCTGGCACGGCGTTCTACGCCGACGGCTTCGGCTCCAGCGCGATGCGGCTGTCCTTCTGCTACCCAACCCCGGAGCGGATCCGCGAGGGCGTGCGCCGGCTGGCCGGGGTGGTCGAGGCCGAGCTGGAGCTGCGCGCGACGTTCGACAGCTACGCCCCGGCCCGCGAGCTCGGTCCTCGCGGGTACGACGGCCCGAGCAGTGACCTCAGCTGA
- a CDS encoding lysophospholipid acyltransferase family protein, translating to MRDVTYPPIILAAKAGFRLLGQRITITGADHVPRSGGVLLAVNHIGYVDFVYGGLAANPSGRKVRFMAKRELFDHRWTGPLMRSLHHIEVDRAEGEASMRTAVQFLRAGEAVGIFPEATISRALELKDFKTGTVRIAAEAGVPLVPVILWGTQRMMTKDHPRDFSRGKTITISVGAPLHPTGADPVAETAELHRVMSSMLDEAVRAYPTAEQPPGCWWLPARYGGSAPTLEQAAVLDAEEKAARAARKAARP from the coding sequence ATGCGCGACGTCACCTACCCGCCGATCATCCTGGCGGCCAAGGCCGGCTTCCGGCTGCTCGGCCAGCGCATCACGATCACCGGTGCCGACCACGTGCCGCGCTCGGGCGGCGTGCTGCTGGCGGTGAACCACATCGGCTACGTCGACTTCGTCTACGGCGGGCTCGCGGCCAACCCGTCGGGGCGCAAGGTGCGCTTCATGGCCAAGCGCGAGCTCTTCGACCACCGCTGGACCGGCCCGCTCATGCGCTCGCTGCACCACATCGAGGTCGACCGGGCCGAGGGGGAGGCGTCGATGCGCACGGCCGTGCAGTTCCTGCGAGCCGGCGAGGCCGTCGGCATCTTCCCGGAGGCGACGATCTCGCGGGCGCTGGAGCTCAAGGACTTCAAGACCGGCACCGTGCGCATCGCGGCCGAGGCCGGCGTACCGCTCGTGCCGGTGATCCTCTGGGGCACGCAGCGGATGATGACCAAGGACCACCCGCGCGACTTCTCCCGCGGCAAGACCATCACGATCTCGGTCGGCGCGCCCCTGCACCCGACGGGTGCCGACCCGGTGGCCGAGACCGCCGAGCTGCACCGGGTGATGTCGTCGATGCTGGACGAGGCGGTCCGGGCCTACCCGACCGCCGAGCAGCCGCCGGGGTGCTGGTGGCTGCCGGCACGGTACGGCGGCAGCGCGCCGACGCTCGAGCAGGCCGCGGTTCTCGACGCCGAGGAGAAGGCCGCCCGCGCGGCCCGCAAGGCCGCGCGGCCCTGA
- a CDS encoding ParB/RepB/Spo0J family partition protein, producing MNASRPQRRGLGRGLGSLIPTAAPAEESPAAGAAGAGAADGPAPPTGPTGPPEPGAAGSAPGPELAPVTGASFAELPIDQVRPNAAQPRQVFDEEAMAELVHSIREVGLLQPIVVRRRAEGDYELVMGERRWRASQQAGLDVIPAIIRDTDDTDMLRDALLENLHRSQLNPLEEASAYQQLLDDFECTHEELAHRIGRSRPQISNTIRLLKLSPAVQRKVAAGVLSAGHARSLLGVDDAERQDRLAQRVVAEGISVRGLEEIVAVGSDDDPAVRRVQRAKPTAPGLAELADRLSDRLETRVKVDLGRSKGKITVEFASLDDLRRIVDVMDPRNRDDRPI from the coding sequence GTGAACGCCTCCCGGCCCCAGCGTCGCGGTCTCGGCCGCGGTCTCGGTTCGTTGATCCCCACGGCCGCGCCGGCGGAGGAGTCGCCTGCTGCCGGCGCCGCCGGGGCCGGCGCCGCCGATGGCCCCGCCCCGCCGACCGGTCCGACCGGCCCGCCGGAGCCGGGAGCCGCCGGCTCCGCACCCGGTCCCGAGCTCGCCCCCGTGACCGGGGCGTCGTTCGCCGAGCTGCCCATCGACCAGGTCCGCCCCAACGCCGCACAGCCTCGTCAGGTCTTCGACGAGGAGGCGATGGCCGAGCTGGTCCACTCGATCCGCGAGGTCGGGCTGCTCCAGCCGATCGTGGTGCGCCGCCGCGCGGAGGGCGACTACGAGCTGGTCATGGGGGAGCGGCGCTGGCGCGCGTCCCAGCAGGCCGGGCTCGACGTCATCCCGGCCATCATCCGCGACACCGACGACACCGACATGCTCCGGGACGCGCTCCTGGAGAACCTGCACCGCTCCCAGCTCAACCCGCTGGAGGAGGCGTCGGCCTACCAGCAGCTGCTCGACGACTTCGAGTGCACGCACGAGGAGCTGGCCCACCGCATCGGTCGTTCACGTCCGCAGATCAGCAACACGATCCGGTTGCTCAAGCTCAGCCCGGCCGTCCAGCGCAAGGTCGCGGCCGGGGTGCTCTCGGCCGGCCACGCCCGCTCCCTGCTCGGCGTGGACGACGCCGAGCGCCAGGACCGCCTCGCCCAGCGCGTCGTCGCCGAGGGCATCTCGGTGCGCGGGCTGGAGGAGATCGTCGCGGTTGGGAGCGACGACGACCCCGCCGTCCGCCGCGTGCAGCGGGCCAAGCCCACCGCGCCCGGTCTCGCCGAGCTGGCCGACCGCCTGTCCGACCGGCTGGAGACCCGGGTGAAGGTGGACCTCGGGCGCAGCAAGGGCAAGATCACCGTGGAGTTCGCCAGCCTCGACGACCTGCGCCGCATCGTCGACGTGATGGACCCCCGCAACCGGGACGACCGCCCGATCTGA
- a CDS encoding ParA family protein — protein MLLARQGARQRPAMPRPEATRVLVVANQKGGVGKTTSTVNMAAALAQLGQRVLVVDLDPQGNASTALAVEHHRGTPSTYDLLVEGTPLAEVLAPCPDLELLSVVPATIDLAGAEIELVSVVAREQRLRKALYADPRVSEQSVDDAGEDRFDYVFIDCPPSLGLLTLNALVAGAEMMIPIQAEYYALEGLGQLISTVDMVRAHLNPDLSISSILITMYDGRTRLAAGVAEEVRSHFGEQVLRSAIPRSVRVSEAPSYGQTVMTYDPGSPGAMSYLDAAKELAQKGLRPQEGQHA, from the coding sequence ATGCTGCTGGCACGCCAGGGCGCACGGCAGCGGCCGGCGATGCCGCGGCCCGAGGCCACCCGAGTCCTCGTCGTGGCCAACCAGAAGGGCGGGGTCGGCAAGACGACGTCGACCGTGAACATGGCCGCCGCGCTCGCCCAGCTCGGTCAGCGGGTGCTGGTGGTTGACCTGGACCCGCAGGGCAACGCCTCCACGGCGCTCGCGGTGGAGCACCACCGGGGCACGCCCTCGACGTACGACCTGCTGGTCGAGGGAACCCCGCTGGCCGAGGTGCTGGCGCCGTGCCCCGACCTCGAGCTGCTCTCGGTCGTCCCGGCCACGATCGACCTGGCCGGAGCCGAGATCGAGCTCGTCAGTGTGGTGGCGCGTGAGCAGCGGCTGCGCAAGGCGCTCTACGCCGATCCCCGGGTCAGTGAGCAGAGCGTCGACGATGCGGGCGAGGACCGGTTCGACTACGTGTTCATCGACTGCCCGCCGTCGTTGGGGCTGCTCACGCTCAACGCGTTGGTGGCGGGGGCCGAGATGATGATCCCCATCCAGGCGGAGTACTACGCGCTGGAGGGTCTCGGCCAGCTCATCTCCACCGTCGACATGGTCCGCGCGCACCTGAACCCGGACCTGAGCATCTCCTCCATCCTCATCACCATGTACGACGGCCGCACCCGACTGGCCGCCGGCGTGGCCGAGGAGGTCCGCTCGCACTTCGGCGAGCAGGTGCTCCGCTCGGCGATCCCGCGCTCCGTGCGCGTGTCCGAGGCGCCGTCGTACGGCCAGACCGTGATGACCTACGACCCGGGGTCGCCCGGTGCGATGAGCTACCTCGACGCCGCCAAGGAGCTCGCGCAGAAGGGGCTGCGGCCCCAGGAAGGACAGCACGCGTGA